A region of the Burkholderia savannae genome:
TCGAGCAATCGCGTGCGCGTGCGGATCATCGGCAGCGCGATCGTGCTGGCCGCGCTGTGCGTGCCGCTTTTGACCGTCGGCCCCGTCGCGGACCGCCTCGGCCAGCGTCTGCAGACGATCACGAACCTGAAGGACGATCGCAGCTACGACGATCGCAACAAGTTCTACGCGACGTTCGCGCAGACCGCGTTTACCGACGTCGCGGGCGAAGGGCTCGGCGCGACCGGCGCGTCGACGAAACTGTCGAGCGACAGCGGCAACCTCGGCAAGTACGGCAGCTTCGACAGCGGCGTGATGAACGTGCCGTTCGTGCTCGGCTGGCCCGGCACGCTGCTCTACCTGCTCGGGCTCGTTTGGCTGCTCGCTCGTGCGCTGCGCGTGTCGTTCAGGCTGCGCAGCGACAAGTTCGTCGCCGCGTGCCTGAGTCTCAGTTTGTCTGTCTTCGCGATGCTCGTCTTTACCAATTCGTTCATCGGCACAGGAGGGCTGTTGCTGTTCATGAGCATATTTTCGATCTTGTCCGCGGCGCACTGGCAAAAGCTACAGCGCGCGAGCGCCGCGCGTTTTCCGGGAGCCGAACAATGAGAATCGCTATCGTCACGCACGTCGTGCGGCATAACGACGGCCAGGGACGCGTCAATTACGAGATCGCGCGAGCCGCGCTCGCGGAGAACTATCAAGTGACGCTCGTCGCGTCGCACGTCGCGCCGGAGCTGCTCGCCGATGCGCGCGTGCGCTGGATTCCGGTGAAATCCGGCCGCTTCTGGCCGTCGACCCTCGTCAAGCAGCAGGTGTTCGCGATCAAGAGCGCATGGTGGCTGCGCCGCCATCGCGATGCGTACGACGTGCTTCACGTCAACGGCTTCATCGCTTGGGTGCGCGCCGACGTGAACACCGCGCATTTCGTCCACGGCGGCTGGTTCGCGAGCCGTTATTACCCGTTCGGCCTCACGAAGGGAGTGTGGTCCGCGTATCAGTACGTCTATACGCGAACCAACACGCTGCTCGAACGCTGGGCGTATCGCCGCTCGCGCGCGATCACGGCCGTGTCGCAGAAGGTGGCCGACGAGATCCGCCGGATCGGCATCGACGGCGACCGGATCGGCGTGATCTACAACGGCGTCGACGCGCAGGCGTTTGCGAGCGCGACGCCCGATCGCCGCGCATTCGGTTTGCCGTCCGAACCGTTCATGCTGCTGTTCGTCGGCGATCTGCGCACGCCGCGCAAGAACCTCGGCACCGTGCTGAAGGCGCTGACGCAGTTGCCGCCCGACGTGCACTTGGCGGTCGCGGGATCTTTGCCGGGAAGTCCGTATCCGGACGAGGCGCGTGCGCTGAAGATCGATTCGCGCGTGCACTTTCTCGGGCTCGTGAAGAACATGCCGACGCTGATGTCGTCGGTCGACGCGTATGTGTTTCCTTCGCGCTACGAAGCGATGAGCCTGTCGCTGCTCGAGGCGATGGCGGCGGGGCTGCCCGTCGTGACCGCGCGCACCGCGGGCGGGGCGGAGATCATCACGCCGGATTGCGGGATCGTGCTCGAGGACCCCGACGATCCGGCCGCGCTCGCGCAGGCGATCGGCCGTCTCGCGCGCTCGCGCGACGCGTGTCGCGCGATGGGCGATGCGGCACGCAAGCTGATGGACGGATTCGGTTGGGCGCGCATGGGCGCGCAATACATTGCGCTGTATCGCCGGCTGCGCCAGTCGTCGCAGTCGCCGTCGCTCGTCGGCGCCGAGCATGCCGTGACGCAGGAGCCATCGTAATGAATCACACAGGAACGTCGATCAAGTCGCTGCAAATCGGCATGCACTGGTTTCCCGAGCGGGCGGGCGGGCTCGATCGCATGTATTACGCACTCGTCGGCGCGCTGCCGGGCGCGGGCGTCGCGGTGCGCGGCGTGGTCGCGGGCTCCGAGCGCGTCGCGGCCGACACGGGCGGCGCGATTCGCGGCTTCGGGCCGGCGACGTCGTCGCTGCCGCGCCGGATGATCGCCGCGCGCCACGCGCTGCGCGACGTGATCCGCGCCGAGCGGCCCGACGTGGTGTCGTCGCACTTCGCGCTGTACACGTTTCCCGGGCTCGACGTGACGCGCGGCATTCCGCAGGTGTCGCATTTTCAGGGGCCGTGGGCGGACGAGAGCCACGTCGAGGGCGCGGATTCGCTTGGGCAGAAGGTCAAGCACCGGCTCGAGCAGGCGGTCTACTCGCGCTCGTCGCGGTTCATCGTGCTGTCGCGCGCGTTCGGGCAGATTCTCACGTCGCGCTACAACATCGATCCGGCCCGCGTGCGCGTCGTGCCGGGCTGCGTCGACACCGCGCAGTTCGATCTGCCGATGATGCCCGCCGACGCGCGCCGCAAGCTGCAACTGCCGCAGGACCGGCCGATCGTGCTCGCGGTGCGGCGGCTCGTGCGGCGCATGGGGCTCGAGGATCTGATCGACGCGGTGAAGATCGTGCGCCGTCGGCATCCGGACGTGCTGCTGCTGATCGCGGGCAAGGGGCGGCTCGAAAGCGAATTGCAGAAGCGGATCGACGACGCCGAACTCGGCGACAACGTGAAGCTGCTCGGCTTCGTGCCCGACAACCATCTGGCCGCGCTGTATCGCGCGGCGACGGTGAGTGTCGTGCCGACCGTCGCGCTCGAAGGATTCGGGCTCATCACCGTCGAATCGCTCGCGTCCGGCACGCCGGTGCTCGTGACGCCCGTCGGCGGGCTGCCGGAGGCGGTTGCCGGCTTGTCGGATGCGCTCGTGCTGCCCGAAATCGGCGCGCACGCGATCGCGGACGGGTTGACGGCCGCGCTGTCGGGCTCGCTCGTGCTGCCGGATGCGGACGCTTGCCGGCGATACGCGCGCGAGCATTTCGACAACGCGGTGATCGCGCGGCGCGTTGCGCAGGTCTACGAGGAGGCGATTCGAGCGGGTGACTGATCGGTGCGCGGTAGCAGGGCGCGGAAGTGGTGCCTGGGCGCGTTCGCGCATCCGGGTTCCTTGAGTGGCGCCCGAGCGTTCGCGCATCCGGGGTCGATGTGCGTCGCGGGCGAACGGGCCGCGCGGCTTTGTCGTGGTGCTCCGCAATCGCCGGATGAGAACGCCGGATGGAGGCGCGGTGTGCCTCGCGGTGCAATGCCGCTTCGCTGGCCGCTCGAATGATCGACGACGAAATGGGCGAGCGCTTGGACGCGAGCAGGAGCCTGCTCGTCGCGCGCGCTCGTCGCGCGCGGCATGCGGCACGAGCAAGAACGCTCGCGCCGGAAGGCTCAGTGCCGGCCGCCGCGCCACCGGCCGGGCGCGAGCCCGAACCGTTTCGTGAATGCGTGCGTGAACGCGCTCTGATCGGCGAATCCGATTTCGCCGGCGATGTCGGCGAGCGAACGCTTCGGATCACCGAGCAATACGACGGCGGCGTCGAGCCGCAACCGCTGCAGATAGCGATGCGGCGTCTCGCCGAACGCGTCGCAGAAGAGCTGATGGAAGCGGCGCATGCCGAAGCCGCAGTGTGCGGCGAGATCGGCGATGCGCAGCGGCTCGGCGAGATGCGCGCGCAGCCAGCGATCGATCCGCGCGAAGTCGAGCCCGGCGGCGGGCTGCATCGACGAAGCGCCGCCCAATTCGCCGACGAGCGCGCCGCATAGCCGTGCGGCCGCCTGCCAATGGAGGCGCCGGGCCGACAGCGCGTCGACGCGCGCCGCGAGTTCGCCGACGAGCGCCGTGAGGCCCGGATCGATCGCGATCGTCTTCGCGCGCTCGAACAGCCGCTCGGGCACGGCGAGCGAGCCGAGCGGCAGGTCGAGCACCAGTTGGCTGTTGTCGGCGAGCCCCGCGTATTCGTGCCGCGAGCCGGCCGGAATCAGCCATGCGGAGCGGCGGTCGATCCGCTCGTCGACGCCGTCGACCATCATCGTCATCGCGCCGTCGACGCCGAGCACGATCTGATGGAAGTCGTGCACGTCCGATTCCTGCACGGCGCCGTAGCGGCGCAGCGAGAGAGTCGGCGAAGCGAAGCGGGCCATGATGCGGCGACGGTCGGCGAAACGGGGGCGACGGGCGGCGCCTGCGTCAGACGTCGAGCAGTTCGACTTCGAACACGAGCGTCGCATTCGGCGGAATCACGCCGCCCGCGCCGCGCGCGCCGTAGCCGAGCTGCGGCGGGATCGTGAGGCGGCGCACGCCGCCCACCTTCATCCCCTGCACGCCTTCGTCCCAGCCCTTGATGACCATGCCGCCGCCGAGCACGAACGCGAACGGGTCGTTGCGGTCCTTGCTCGAATCGAATTTCTGGCCGTCGGTGAGCCAGCCGGTGTAATGGACGCTCACGGTCTGGCCCGCTTGCGCTTGTGCGCCCGTGCCTTCGGTCAAGTCTTCGTATTTGAGGCCGGATTCGGTGGTGACGGCTGTCATGAAATGCTCCTGATTGAAACGAAATGACCGCTATTGTAGGGGAGCCGCGCGAACTCGGCCGGATTTCGCGGCGCGCCGCGTTCGCCGCTTCGCGCGATGCGGCAAAAATGCGCCCGGCGATCGCGTTTGCAAGCCCGGGCGGCGGCCCGCGCCGTCGCGCCGAAACCCCCGCTGCACGGGGCTCACGGGCCGGCCGCACGGCGCTTCTCGCGCGGCCGGCGTTTGGAAGGCCGCCACTAACTCGCGCCTTGCCTATCCGCGGCTCCTCGCCATATTGTTTCAGTTATTAATGTAAAGGTCGGCGGCCGCACGGCGGGCGCGCGAGGCCGGGGCCGCTCGATGCGGCGGCCCCGGCGTGCGGAGCCGGAAGCGCGCGATCGACGTCGATCCGTCGGCCGCGCGAGCGTTCGCCGACGAACGCGACGAGCGCGACGCCGGCCGGATGCCGGGCATGGCTCGCATCGACGCCGTCCTCGGCCGCCCAGACAGGAGACATCGATGAATCAACCCGCGAAGTCGACGGACCCCGTGTTCGTCATGCCCGTGCGCCGCGACCTGCGCTTCAATCTGCCGGTCGAGCGCGCGACGGATTGGCATGGGCAGGGCTCGCAAGTCTCGCACTTCTTCAATGCGCTGTCGCTGCTGTTTCCGGCGGGCGAGCGTTTCTTCATGGATTCGGTGCGCAACTACCGCGACCGAATCGACGATCCGGTGCTGAAGAAACAGGTGCTCGGCTTCATCGGCCAGGAGGCGATGCACACGCGCGAGCACGTCGAGTACAACGATCTGATGCAGGCGCACCGGTTGCCGGCGCGCACGATCGACAGGCGCGTGTGGAAAGTGACGGGCTGGATGAAGAAGGTGCTGCCGCATTCGGTGCAGCTCGCGCACACGGTCGCGGCCGAGCACTATACGGCGATGCTGGCCAACTGGCTGCTGACCGAGCCGTCCGCGCTGGCCGGCTCGCATGAAGGCTACAAGCAGATGTGGCAGTGGCACGCGCTCGAGGAGACCGAGCACAAGGCGGTGTCGTTCGACGTCTGGAATGCGGTGATGAAGCCAGGGCCGAAGCGATACCTGATCCGCATCGGCGTGTATTTGCTGACGACGATGACGTTCTGGCCGAACGTGTTCCTGATCCATTCGCAGTTGATCCGTTGGGACCGCACGTCGGACAAGAGCGTGCGCGGCCTTTGGCGCGTGGTCGGCCTGCTGTACGGGCCGCGTCGTGGACTGTTTCCGAAGATCGCGCGCGAGTGGCTGAGTTTCCTCCGGCCGGGCTTCCATCCATGGGACTACGACAACCGTCATCATCTCGCGCGCGTCGACGGCATCGTCGCGGCGACGCAGGCGCGCGCGGCGCTAACGCTGCCGCCGATCGAGCTCGACAGCGCGGAGCCGGCGTGAGCCGGTGAGCTCGCGGGCGGGCCGTCGCACTGGCGGCTTGTCCGGTGCGGCATCGCGGCGCGCGGCGTGCGTTCTTCATGCGCTTTTCGTTCGCACTCGCGCGCGCTCCGGCCTATTTTTTTACGCTCCACGCGCGCTC
Encoded here:
- a CDS encoding glycosyltransferase family 4 protein, producing the protein MRIAIVTHVVRHNDGQGRVNYEIARAALAENYQVTLVASHVAPELLADARVRWIPVKSGRFWPSTLVKQQVFAIKSAWWLRRHRDAYDVLHVNGFIAWVRADVNTAHFVHGGWFASRYYPFGLTKGVWSAYQYVYTRTNTLLERWAYRRSRAITAVSQKVADEIRRIGIDGDRIGVIYNGVDAQAFASATPDRRAFGLPSEPFMLLFVGDLRTPRKNLGTVLKALTQLPPDVHLAVAGSLPGSPYPDEARALKIDSRVHFLGLVKNMPTLMSSVDAYVFPSRYEAMSLSLLEAMAAGLPVVTARTAGGAEIITPDCGIVLEDPDDPAALAQAIGRLARSRDACRAMGDAARKLMDGFGWARMGAQYIALYRRLRQSSQSPSLVGAEHAVTQEPS
- a CDS encoding glycosyltransferase family 4 protein; protein product: MNHTGTSIKSLQIGMHWFPERAGGLDRMYYALVGALPGAGVAVRGVVAGSERVAADTGGAIRGFGPATSSLPRRMIAARHALRDVIRAERPDVVSSHFALYTFPGLDVTRGIPQVSHFQGPWADESHVEGADSLGQKVKHRLEQAVYSRSSRFIVLSRAFGQILTSRYNIDPARVRVVPGCVDTAQFDLPMMPADARRKLQLPQDRPIVLAVRRLVRRMGLEDLIDAVKIVRRRHPDVLLLIAGKGRLESELQKRIDDAELGDNVKLLGFVPDNHLAALYRAATVSVVPTVALEGFGLITVESLASGTPVLVTPVGGLPEAVAGLSDALVLPEIGAHAIADGLTAALSGSLVLPDADACRRYAREHFDNAVIARRVAQVYEEAIRAGD
- a CDS encoding helix-turn-helix domain-containing protein; its protein translation is MARFASPTLSLRRYGAVQESDVHDFHQIVLGVDGAMTMMVDGVDERIDRRSAWLIPAGSRHEYAGLADNSQLVLDLPLGSLAVPERLFERAKTIAIDPGLTALVGELAARVDALSARRLHWQAAARLCGALVGELGGASSMQPAAGLDFARIDRWLRAHLAEPLRIADLAAHCGFGMRRFHQLFCDAFGETPHRYLQRLRLDAAVVLLGDPKRSLADIAGEIGFADQSAFTHAFTKRFGLAPGRWRGGRH
- a CDS encoding FKBP-type peptidyl-prolyl cis-trans isomerase, which encodes MTAVTTESGLKYEDLTEGTGAQAQAGQTVSVHYTGWLTDGQKFDSSKDRNDPFAFVLGGGMVIKGWDEGVQGMKVGGVRRLTIPPQLGYGARGAGGVIPPNATLVFEVELLDV
- a CDS encoding metal-dependent hydrolase — encoded protein: MNQPAKSTDPVFVMPVRRDLRFNLPVERATDWHGQGSQVSHFFNALSLLFPAGERFFMDSVRNYRDRIDDPVLKKQVLGFIGQEAMHTREHVEYNDLMQAHRLPARTIDRRVWKVTGWMKKVLPHSVQLAHTVAAEHYTAMLANWLLTEPSALAGSHEGYKQMWQWHALEETEHKAVSFDVWNAVMKPGPKRYLIRIGVYLLTTMTFWPNVFLIHSQLIRWDRTSDKSVRGLWRVVGLLYGPRRGLFPKIAREWLSFLRPGFHPWDYDNRHHLARVDGIVAATQARAALTLPPIELDSAEPA